Proteins encoded in a region of the Rutidosis leptorrhynchoides isolate AG116_Rl617_1_P2 chromosome 9, CSIRO_AGI_Rlap_v1, whole genome shotgun sequence genome:
- the LOC139866896 gene encoding acyltransferase GLAUCE-like produces the protein MGTLYQSPIIKSSTPEIIEDLKVIIHDTVTILPPHETEKRSMFLSNIDQILTFNVETVHFFEANPEFPPQVVAEKLKLALSKAMVPYDFLGGRLKLNHELQRFEFDCNAAGAWFVVGSSEFELGEIGDLVYPNPGFRQLVQKSYENLDLHEKPLCILQLTSFKCGGFAIGVATNHATFDGLSFKTFLQNLGALAADKPLAVIPCNDRHLLAARSPPQIQFDHPELLKIPTGTDIPNPTVFDILDDQLDFKIFNLTSDDIARLKKKAKDGPVSADAKITGFNVVAAHVWRCKALSSGSEYDPERVSTVLYAVDVRTRLDLPSSLAGNVVLSAYASAKCKEIEEGPLSKLVEMVTEGTNRMTSEYARSVIDWGDVNKGFPVGEFMISSWWRLGFADVEYPWGKPKYSCPVVYHRKDIILLFPDIVGADNNNEVNVLVALPSKEMEKFEALFHKFLA, from the exons ATGGGAACTCTTTATCAATCTCCAATAATCAAATCTTCTACTCCCGAAATAATTGAAGACCTTAAAGTTAttatacatgacacagtcactatcTTACCACCTCATGAAACCGAAAAACGGTCCATGTTCTTATCGAACATAGACCAAATTTTAACTTTTAACGTCGAGACGGTCCATTTTTTTGAAGCCAACCCTGAATTTCCGCCACAAGTAGTGGCAGAAAAGCTTAAGTTGGCTTTGAGTAAGGCAATGGTGCCATATGATTTTTTGGGAGGGAGGTTGAAGTTGAACCATGAGTTGCAACGGTTCGAGTTTGATTGTAATGCGGCTGGGGCATGGTTCGTGGTGGGTTCGAGTGAGTTTGAGTTGGGTGAGATTGGTGACTTGGTGTATCCAAACCCTGGTTTTAGACAATTGGTTCAAAAGAGTTATGAAAACTTGGATCTACATGAAAAACCACTATGCATTTTACAG TTGACATCTTTCAAGTGTGGTGGATTTGCAATTGGTGTAGCAACAAATCATGCCACTTTTGATGGCCTAAGcttcaaaacatttcttcaaaatcTTGGTGCTTTGGCCGCTGATAAACCACTTGCCGTCATTCCCTGCAATGACCGCCACCTATTGGCGGCAAGATCACCGCCACAAATTCAATTTGACCACCCTGAACTCCTTAAAATCCCAACAGGAACAGACATCCCAAACCCTACAGTCTTTGACATCCTAGATGATCAACTCGATTTCAAGATTTTCAACTTAACCTCAGATGACATAGCCCGGTTAAAAAAGAAAGCCAAAGATGGGCCTGTGTCAGCCGATGCGAAAATCACCGGATTCAATGTGGTTGCAGCCCATGTATGGCGGTGCAAAGCGTTGTCCTCAGGGTCAGAGTATGACCCTGAGAGAGTGTCAACCGTGTTATACGCGGTTGACGTTCGAACAAGGCTGGACTTACCATCATCGTTAGCTGGTAATGTAGTTCTTAGTGCGTACGCCTCGGCCAAATGCAAAGAGATTGAAGAAGGCCCGTTGTCTAAGCTAGTGGAAATGGTGACAGAAGGTACTAATAGAATGACAAGTGAGTATGCAAGATCGGTGATCGATTGGGGTGATGTGAATAAAGGGTTTCCGGTTGGGGAGTTTATGATATCGTCATGGTGGCGGTTAGGGTTTGCTGACGTGGAGTACCCGTGGGGTAAACCGAAGTATAGCTGTCCTGTTGTTTATCATAGGAAAGACATAATATTGCTATTTCCAGATATTGTTGGTGCTGATAATAACAATGAAGTGAATGTGTTGGTGGCTTTGCCTAGCAAAGAAATGGAAAAATTTGAAGCCTTATTTCATAAGTTTTTGGCATGA